Proteins encoded by one window of Micromonospora coxensis:
- a CDS encoding ABC transporter ATP-binding protein — MDLTVEPGEIHALLGENGAGKSTLMNVLYGLYQPDEGEILVDGKPLKLKGPSDAIAAGIGMVHQHFMLVPVFTVAENIMLGAEQVRGGIVGFLDRRRARREVAEVSERYNLRVDPDAVIEDLPVGIQQRVEIVKALTRDVDLLILDEPTAVLTPQETEELLAVMRSLKAAGKSIVFITHKLGEVKAIADRITVIRRGKTVGTASPEASRDELAALMVGRSVKLTVDKQPATPGKPILEVSGLVVDDDRQVRAVDGVDLTVHAGEVLGVAGVQGNGQTELIEAIMGLRPTLAGTVTLDGQPIHGWSTKKVLHAGVGYVPEDRSVDGLVKEFSVAENLVLDIYDRPPFGKGLALKPDAIARSAKERIEQFDVRTPSADAAVGTLSGGNQQKVIVARELSRPLKLFIAAQPTRGVDVGSIEFIHSRVIRERDVGTAVMVVSSELDEVIGLADRIAVMYRGRIIGLVGPDTPREEIGLLMAGITPDTAGATPTGGAPGGTDAATPAPTPESPGNEDKA, encoded by the coding sequence ATCGACCTGACGGTGGAGCCTGGAGAGATCCACGCCCTGCTCGGCGAGAACGGCGCCGGCAAGTCGACCCTGATGAACGTCCTCTACGGGCTCTACCAGCCCGACGAGGGCGAGATCCTGGTCGACGGCAAGCCGCTCAAGCTGAAGGGCCCGTCGGACGCGATCGCGGCCGGGATCGGCATGGTGCACCAGCACTTCATGCTCGTGCCGGTCTTCACCGTCGCGGAGAACATCATGCTCGGCGCCGAGCAGGTCCGGGGCGGCATCGTCGGCTTCCTCGACCGGCGGCGGGCCCGGCGCGAGGTCGCCGAGGTCTCCGAGCGGTACAACCTGCGCGTCGACCCGGACGCGGTGATCGAGGACCTGCCGGTCGGCATCCAGCAGCGGGTGGAGATCGTCAAGGCGCTCACCCGCGACGTCGACCTGCTCATCCTCGACGAGCCGACCGCCGTGCTCACCCCGCAGGAGACCGAGGAACTGCTCGCGGTCATGCGGTCGCTCAAGGCCGCCGGCAAGTCCATCGTCTTCATCACCCACAAGCTGGGCGAGGTCAAGGCCATCGCCGACCGGATCACCGTCATCCGGCGCGGGAAGACCGTCGGCACCGCCTCCCCGGAGGCCAGCCGCGACGAGTTGGCCGCGCTGATGGTCGGCCGCAGCGTCAAGCTCACCGTGGACAAGCAACCGGCCACCCCGGGCAAGCCGATCCTGGAGGTCAGCGGCCTGGTCGTGGACGACGACCGGCAGGTGCGCGCGGTCGACGGCGTCGACCTGACCGTGCACGCCGGTGAGGTGCTGGGCGTCGCGGGCGTACAGGGCAACGGCCAGACCGAGCTGATCGAGGCGATCATGGGGCTGCGCCCGACGCTCGCCGGCACGGTCACCCTCGACGGCCAGCCGATCCACGGCTGGTCCACCAAGAAGGTGCTGCACGCCGGGGTCGGCTACGTCCCCGAGGACCGCAGCGTCGACGGGCTGGTCAAGGAGTTCTCCGTGGCGGAGAACCTGGTCCTCGACATCTACGACCGGCCGCCGTTCGGCAAGGGCCTGGCCCTCAAGCCGGACGCCATCGCCAGGTCGGCCAAGGAGCGGATCGAGCAGTTCGACGTCCGTACCCCGTCGGCCGACGCCGCGGTGGGCACCCTCTCCGGCGGCAACCAGCAGAAGGTGATCGTGGCCCGGGAGCTGTCCCGGCCGCTGAAGCTCTTCATCGCCGCCCAGCCGACCCGGGGCGTCGACGTCGGCTCCATCGAGTTCATCCACAGCCGGGTGATCCGCGAGCGGGACGTCGGCACCGCCGTCATGGTCGTCTCCAGCGAACTGGACGAGGTGATCGGGCTCGCCGACCGGATCGCGGTCATGTACCGCGGCCGGATCATCGGCCTCGTCGGCCCGGACACCCCCCGCGAGGAGATCGGCCTGCTGATGGCCGGCATCACCCCGGACACCGCCGGCGCGACCCCGACCGGCGGCGCTCCCGGCGGGACGGACGCCGCCACCCCGGCCCCGACCCCCGAGAGCCCTGGCAACGAGGACAAGGCATGA
- a CDS encoding ABC transporter permease → MTHSNPASGSPDKEPATEAAQAEAAGANRATTMTAPKRPDEPRPSLGRLFLENLWAANTVTVTVLALLLAMLFGAVLIIVSDPEVLATYGYITARPADALNASWTVVSEAYANLFKGAVFDPDASGFSAAMGPISETLTYTAPLVFTGLSVALAFRGGLFNIGAQGQATMGVILAAVAGFALPLPPVVHLIVALIAGAIGGAVWGFIPGILKARTGAHEVINTIMLNYVAVYFLSWVIIQNGVQNPERADAISKPVDSSAQLPRLLGDDLRVHAGILLAVLATWFVAWLLNRSTLGFELRAVGANPDAARTAGISVTKTYVLVMAIAGLLAGLGGSQMVLGSTANALTPLVVAQIGFDGILVALLGRVKPWGVLLAALLFGALQAGGNRMQSYSGISLELVTVLQALIVIFIAAPALVKAIFQLRAARAARLQTSLAKGW, encoded by the coding sequence ATGACCCACTCCAACCCGGCGTCGGGCTCCCCGGACAAGGAGCCGGCGACCGAGGCGGCGCAGGCCGAGGCCGCCGGTGCGAACCGCGCGACGACCATGACCGCCCCGAAGCGCCCCGACGAGCCCCGTCCCTCGCTGGGCCGGCTCTTCCTGGAGAACCTCTGGGCCGCCAACACGGTCACCGTGACGGTGCTCGCGCTGCTGTTGGCGATGCTGTTCGGCGCGGTCCTGATCATCGTGTCGGACCCGGAGGTGCTGGCCACCTACGGCTACATCACCGCCCGTCCGGCGGACGCGCTCAACGCCAGCTGGACGGTGGTCAGCGAGGCGTACGCGAACCTGTTCAAGGGCGCGGTCTTCGACCCGGACGCCTCCGGGTTCTCCGCGGCGATGGGCCCGATCTCCGAGACGCTCACCTACACCGCGCCGCTGGTCTTCACCGGCCTGTCGGTCGCGCTCGCCTTCCGCGGCGGCCTGTTCAACATCGGCGCGCAGGGGCAGGCGACGATGGGCGTCATCCTGGCCGCCGTCGCCGGCTTCGCGCTGCCGCTGCCGCCGGTGGTGCACCTGATCGTCGCCCTGATCGCCGGCGCGATCGGCGGCGCGGTCTGGGGCTTCATCCCGGGCATCCTCAAGGCGCGCACCGGCGCGCACGAGGTGATCAACACGATCATGCTCAACTACGTCGCGGTGTACTTCCTGTCCTGGGTGATCATCCAGAACGGCGTGCAGAACCCGGAGCGGGCGGACGCGATCAGCAAGCCGGTCGACTCCTCCGCCCAGCTGCCCCGGCTGCTCGGTGACGACCTGCGGGTGCACGCCGGCATCCTGCTCGCGGTGCTGGCCACCTGGTTCGTCGCGTGGCTGCTCAACCGCTCCACGCTCGGCTTCGAGCTGCGCGCGGTCGGCGCCAACCCGGACGCCGCCCGGACCGCCGGCATCAGCGTCACCAAGACGTACGTGCTGGTGATGGCGATCGCCGGTCTGCTCGCCGGCCTCGGCGGCAGCCAGATGGTGCTCGGTTCGACCGCGAACGCGCTGACCCCGCTGGTCGTCGCGCAGATCGGCTTCGACGGCATCCTGGTGGCGCTGCTCGGCCGGGTGAAGCCGTGGGGCGTGCTGCTGGCGGCGCTGCTCTTCGGCGCGCTCCAGGCCGGCGGCAACCGGATGCAGTCGTACTCCGGGATCTCGTTGGAGCTGGTCACCGTCCTCCAGGCGCTGATCGTCATCTTCATCGCCGCACCGGCCCTGGTGAAGGCGATCTTCCAGCTCCGGGCCGCCCGCGCGGCCCGGCTGCAGACGAGCCTCGCGAAGGGCTGGTGA
- a CDS encoding ABC transporter permease, with amino-acid sequence MSTMAVPDVATATVDEGFWTRNRKVGAALLALGVLAAVLFGALATDQQARFTLSETEGGAALEINGTIGAILFGVIAAAAGGALLAGVPKRWFTLVLGVGLVTFVLSFLCWQVSAAPEGRNFMPMVNIVRGTFILALPLIFGALAGVLCERSGVVNVAIEGQLLMGAFSGALFGSLFNSVWVGLVAAAIGGAFISLLLAVFAIRYLVDQVVMGVVLNLLAVGITGFLYERLMQTNAEKYNSAPRFTNWEIPLLEDIPVIGPALFRGNLFLYLGLLLVLVIHIALFRTRWGLRTRSVGEHPTAADTLGVKVLGLRYRNVLLAGVVAGIGGASYTLALYSFTKNMIGGKGFIALAALIFGRWSPTGALLAALFFGFADQLATYLGAIGSSIPSQFLAMLPYLATILAVAGLVGRVRAPAADGKPYVKG; translated from the coding sequence ATGTCCACCATGGCTGTTCCCGACGTCGCCACCGCCACGGTCGACGAGGGCTTCTGGACGCGCAACCGCAAGGTCGGCGCGGCCCTGCTGGCGCTGGGCGTGCTGGCCGCGGTGCTCTTCGGGGCGCTCGCCACCGACCAGCAGGCCCGTTTCACCCTCAGCGAGACCGAGGGCGGCGCGGCGCTGGAGATCAACGGCACGATCGGCGCGATCCTGTTCGGCGTGATCGCCGCCGCGGCCGGCGGCGCGCTGCTGGCCGGGGTGCCGAAGCGCTGGTTCACCCTGGTGCTCGGCGTCGGGCTGGTCACCTTCGTGCTCAGCTTCCTCTGCTGGCAGGTCTCCGCCGCCCCCGAGGGCCGCAACTTCATGCCGATGGTCAACATCGTGCGGGGCACGTTCATCCTGGCCCTGCCGCTGATCTTCGGCGCGCTGGCCGGCGTGCTCTGCGAGCGCTCCGGCGTGGTGAACGTGGCGATCGAGGGCCAGCTGCTGATGGGCGCCTTCAGCGGCGCGCTCTTCGGCAGCCTGTTCAACAGCGTGTGGGTGGGCCTGGTCGCCGCGGCGATCGGTGGCGCGTTCATCTCGCTGCTGCTGGCCGTCTTCGCCATCCGCTACCTGGTCGACCAGGTGGTCATGGGCGTCGTGCTCAACCTGCTGGCGGTCGGCATCACCGGCTTCCTCTACGAGCGGCTGATGCAGACCAACGCGGAGAAGTACAACAGCGCGCCCCGCTTCACCAACTGGGAGATCCCGCTGCTGGAGGACATCCCGGTGATCGGGCCGGCGCTGTTCCGCGGCAACCTCTTCCTCTACCTCGGCCTGCTGCTGGTGCTGGTCATCCACATCGCGCTGTTCCGTACCCGGTGGGGTCTGCGGACCCGCTCGGTCGGCGAGCACCCGACCGCGGCGGACACCCTCGGCGTCAAGGTGCTGGGGCTGCGCTACCGCAACGTGCTGCTGGCCGGTGTCGTCGCCGGCATCGGTGGCGCCTCGTACACGCTGGCGCTGTACAGCTTCACCAAGAACATGATCGGCGGTAAGGGCTTCATCGCCCTCGCCGCGCTGATCTTCGGCCGGTGGAGCCCGACCGGCGCGCTGCTGGCGGCGCTCTTCTTCGGCTTCGCCGACCAGCTCGCCACCTACCTCGGCGCGATCGGCAGCAGCATCCCCAGCCAGTTCCTGGCGATGCTGCCCTACCTGGCGACGATCCTGGCCGTGGCCGGCCTGGTCGGCCGGGTCCGGGCGCCCGCGGCGGACGGCAAGCCGTACGTCAAGGGCTGA
- a CDS encoding cytidine deaminase, which translates to MTDIDWERLRAAATEVMRHAYVPYSKFPVGAAALVDDGRIVVGCNVENAGYGVTLCAECGVVSSLHATGGGRLVAMSCVDATGEPLMPCGRCRQLLWENGGPECLVETKGRPLRMAELLPHAFDVADIEAVTGEHPVPVVPDRLAAWRGRGTVFVHPDMSAGQQVWTAYWERSAGDEGAETGVLEEGPSWDDPAEAITWGLARTPRVVVVDASGTIFWAGEGEPPMEVPLRWSAS; encoded by the coding sequence ATGACCGACATCGACTGGGAGCGGCTGCGGGCCGCCGCCACCGAGGTGATGCGGCACGCGTACGTGCCGTACTCCAAGTTCCCGGTCGGCGCGGCCGCCCTGGTCGACGACGGGCGGATCGTGGTCGGCTGCAACGTGGAGAACGCCGGCTACGGCGTCACTCTCTGCGCCGAGTGCGGCGTCGTGTCGTCGCTGCACGCCACCGGGGGCGGCCGGCTGGTCGCCATGTCCTGCGTCGACGCCACCGGCGAGCCGCTGATGCCCTGCGGCCGGTGCCGGCAGCTGCTCTGGGAGAACGGCGGCCCGGAGTGCCTGGTGGAGACGAAGGGCCGGCCGCTGCGGATGGCCGAGCTGCTGCCGCACGCCTTCGACGTGGCCGACATCGAGGCGGTCACCGGGGAGCACCCCGTCCCGGTGGTGCCCGACCGGCTGGCCGCCTGGCGGGGCCGGGGCACCGTCTTCGTCCACCCCGACATGTCCGCCGGGCAGCAGGTGTGGACGGCGTACTGGGAGCGGTCCGCCGGTGACGAGGGCGCCGAGACCGGCGTGCTGGAGGAGGGGCCCAGCTGGGACGACCCGGCCGAGGCGATCACCTGGGGGCTGGCGCGGACGCCGCGCGTGGTGGTGGTGGACGCGTCGGGCACCATCTTCTGGGCCGGTGAGGGGGAGCCACCGATGGAGGTTCCGCTCCGCTGGTCTGCTTCTTGA
- a CDS encoding thymidine phosphorylase has product MSAFTAVDVIRTKRDGGVLSDAQIDWVVDAYTKGLVADEQMSALAMAILLRGMSAPEIARWTAAMIASGERLDLSPVARPTVDKHSTGGVGDKITLPLTPLVAACGAAVPQLSGRGLGHTGGTLDKLESIPGWRAALSNDEFIAQLRDVGAVICAAGEGLAPADRKLYALRDVTGTVEAIPLIASSIMSKKIAEGTGALVLDVKVGSGAFMKSVHDARELARTMVELGGAHGVRTVALLTDMSTPLGLTVGNAVEVTESVEVLAGGGPADVVELTLALAREMLDAAGLPDADPAAALRDGRAMDSWRTMIRAQGGDPDAPMPTANEVEVVRAEADGFVESVDAYAIGVAAWRLGAGRARKEDPVSAAAGVVLHKRPGDPVRAGDPLYELRADQGTRIPAARAEAERAVRIASAPSTASPLVIERIS; this is encoded by the coding sequence GTGAGTGCGTTCACGGCGGTTGACGTCATCCGGACCAAGCGGGACGGGGGTGTGCTGAGCGACGCCCAGATCGACTGGGTGGTCGACGCGTACACCAAGGGGCTCGTCGCCGACGAGCAGATGTCGGCGCTGGCCATGGCGATCCTGCTGCGCGGCATGTCCGCGCCGGAGATCGCCCGGTGGACCGCCGCGATGATCGCCAGCGGCGAGCGGCTGGACCTGTCGCCGGTGGCCCGGCCGACGGTCGACAAGCACTCCACCGGCGGCGTCGGTGACAAGATCACGTTGCCGCTCACCCCGCTCGTCGCCGCCTGCGGCGCCGCGGTGCCGCAGCTGTCCGGGCGCGGCCTGGGCCACACCGGCGGCACCCTGGACAAGCTGGAGTCGATCCCCGGCTGGCGGGCCGCGCTGAGCAACGACGAGTTCATCGCCCAGCTGCGCGACGTCGGCGCGGTGATCTGCGCGGCCGGCGAAGGGCTCGCCCCGGCCGACCGCAAGCTGTACGCGCTGCGCGACGTCACCGGCACCGTCGAGGCGATCCCGCTGATCGCCAGCTCGATCATGAGCAAGAAGATCGCCGAGGGGACCGGCGCGCTGGTGCTCGACGTCAAGGTCGGCTCCGGCGCGTTCATGAAGTCCGTCCACGACGCCCGCGAGCTGGCCCGCACCATGGTCGAGCTGGGCGGCGCGCACGGTGTGCGGACGGTCGCCCTGCTCACCGACATGTCCACCCCGCTCGGCCTGACCGTCGGCAACGCGGTCGAGGTGACCGAGTCGGTGGAGGTGCTGGCCGGGGGCGGGCCCGCCGACGTGGTGGAGCTGACCCTGGCGCTGGCCCGGGAGATGCTGGACGCGGCCGGCCTGCCGGACGCCGACCCGGCCGCCGCGCTGCGCGACGGGCGGGCGATGGACTCGTGGCGCACGATGATCCGCGCCCAGGGCGGCGACCCGGACGCCCCGATGCCCACCGCCAACGAGGTCGAGGTGGTCCGCGCCGAGGCCGACGGCTTCGTCGAGTCGGTCGACGCGTACGCGATCGGGGTGGCCGCCTGGCGGCTCGGCGCCGGGCGGGCCCGCAAGGAGGACCCGGTCAGCGCCGCCGCCGGCGTGGTGCTGCACAAGCGTCCCGGTGACCCGGTGCGGGCCGGCGACCCGCTCTACGAACTCCGCGCCGACCAGGGCACCCGGATCCCGGCGGCCCGGGCCGAGGCCGAGCGGGCGGTCCGCATCGCGTCGGCCCCGTCCACCGCGTCGCCGCTGGTCATCGAGCGGATCAGCTGA
- a CDS encoding DUF4272 domain-containing protein, whose translation MQAVRVPAPDPREVREASLDELSRLRLPLPPAQFPLVWEPGDEIELRPTGEIEARIAVLHLILARCFGMPPRAAMEWLLASHLVDMVTPPEWEFVMGGKGDHRSFVLHHDALFSLAWVLGLTKQLDPTIPVDERLVERMPHIAGGELFGQWRARILAAPQHPADAAALLDLHYCLDWAYLETERAGRRLPGLVDANAIGQRRWALEWAVVLRGPYHDEPPGWEEVDLST comes from the coding sequence ATGCAAGCCGTGCGCGTACCCGCCCCCGATCCACGGGAAGTCCGTGAGGCGAGCCTGGACGAGCTGTCCCGGCTGCGCCTGCCGTTGCCGCCCGCGCAGTTCCCGCTGGTGTGGGAGCCGGGCGACGAGATCGAGCTGCGCCCCACCGGCGAGATCGAGGCGCGGATCGCCGTGCTGCACCTGATCCTGGCCCGCTGCTTCGGGATGCCCCCGCGAGCGGCGATGGAGTGGCTGCTCGCCTCGCACCTGGTGGACATGGTCACGCCGCCGGAGTGGGAGTTCGTGATGGGCGGCAAGGGCGACCACCGCTCCTTCGTGCTGCACCACGACGCGCTCTTCTCGCTGGCCTGGGTGCTCGGCCTGACCAAGCAGCTCGACCCGACCATCCCGGTGGACGAGCGGCTGGTGGAGCGGATGCCGCACATCGCCGGCGGGGAGCTGTTCGGCCAGTGGCGGGCCCGGATCCTGGCCGCGCCGCAGCACCCGGCGGACGCCGCTGCCCTGCTCGACCTGCACTACTGCCTGGACTGGGCGTACCTGGAGACGGAGCGGGCCGGCCGGCGCCTGCCGGGGCTGGTCGACGCCAACGCGATCGGGCAGCGGCGCTGGGCGCTGGAGTGGGCGGTGGTGCTGCGCGGGCCGTACCACGACGAGCCGCCGGGCTGGGAAGAGGTCGACCTCTCCACCTGA
- a CDS encoding putative RNA methyltransferase: MTHPQVLARLRCPVCAEPLAEAATGGAGSLRCPRRHSFDVARQGYVNLLTGRAPHVGDTAQMVAARADFLAAGHYDVVSAALAEAARPVAERVAGAYPLVVDAGAGTGRHLAAVLAALPDAVGLALDVSKPALRRAARAHPRAAAALADTWQRLPLADASTAVLLDVFAPRNGAEFHRVLDPDGALLVVTPTGAHLAELVDALDLLRVDPAKADRVADSLAGHFTPERDETHAARLTLTGDEVATLVGMGPSAWHTDPQRLADRIAALPRPVAVTAEIRLTVWRPR, from the coding sequence GTGACGCACCCGCAGGTCCTCGCGCGGCTGCGCTGCCCGGTCTGCGCCGAGCCGCTGGCCGAGGCCGCCACCGGCGGCGCCGGCAGCCTGCGCTGCCCGCGCCGGCACAGCTTCGACGTGGCCCGCCAGGGGTACGTCAACCTGCTCACCGGCCGTGCCCCGCACGTCGGGGACACCGCGCAGATGGTCGCCGCCCGGGCCGACTTCCTGGCCGCCGGGCACTACGACGTCGTCTCCGCCGCCCTGGCCGAGGCGGCCCGGCCGGTGGCCGAGCGGGTCGCCGGGGCGTACCCGCTGGTGGTGGACGCCGGGGCGGGCACCGGCCGGCACCTCGCCGCGGTGCTGGCGGCGCTGCCCGACGCCGTCGGCCTGGCCCTGGACGTCTCCAAGCCGGCGCTGCGCCGCGCGGCCCGCGCCCACCCCCGGGCCGCCGCCGCGCTCGCCGACACCTGGCAGCGGCTGCCGCTGGCGGACGCCTCGACGGCCGTGCTGCTCGACGTCTTCGCGCCGCGCAACGGCGCGGAGTTCCACCGGGTGCTCGACCCGGACGGGGCGCTGCTGGTGGTCACCCCCACCGGGGCTCACCTCGCCGAACTGGTGGACGCGCTCGACCTGCTCCGGGTCGACCCGGCCAAGGCCGACCGGGTCGCCGACAGCCTCGCCGGCCACTTCACCCCGGAGCGCGACGAGACGCACGCCGCCCGGCTCACGCTGACCGGCGACGAGGTGGCGACGCTGGTCGGGATGGGACCGAGCGCGTGGCACACCGACCCGCAGCGGCTGGCCGACCGGATCGCGGCGCTCCCCCGGCCGGTCGCGGTCACCGCCGAGATCCGGCTCACCGTCTGGCGGCCCCGCTGA